From the genome of bacterium, one region includes:
- a CDS encoding class I tRNA ligase family protein, with amino-acid sequence MKKTFYISTALPYVNSAPHLGFALEAIQADVIARYHRLLKNDVFFLTGTDEHGVKVAKAAKEAGKTPEEFTDEISGKYKALKEVLNLSTDDSIRTTDQKRHWPAVKKAWLKFKENKDVYLKKYEGLYCPGCEAFITKKDLVN; translated from the coding sequence CTTATGTTAATTCCGCGCCTCATTTGGGGTTCGCTTTGGAGGCGATTCAAGCCGATGTCATCGCCCGTTATCATCGTCTTTTGAAAAATGATGTTTTCTTTTTAACAGGGACAGATGAGCACGGCGTAAAAGTGGCGAAAGCCGCGAAAGAAGCGGGGAAAACCCCGGAAGAATTTACTGACGAAATCTCCGGTAAATACAAGGCCTTGAAAGAAGTATTGAATTTGTCAACCGACGATTCTATCAGAACTACTGACCAAAAAAGGCATTGGCCGGCAGTCAAAAAGGCCTGGCTGAAATTCAAAGAAAATAAAGATGTTTATCTGAAAAAATATGAAGGACTTTATTGCCCAGGGTGCGAGGCCTTTATCACTAAAAAAGATTTAGTAAAC